The Drosophila suzukii chromosome X, CBGP_Dsuzu_IsoJpt1.0, whole genome shotgun sequence DNA window ACGCGGGGAGGCTGTCTTCGCTAACATAGCGAGGACACCACCCCAACATTTTAGGGCGACCATATTTAAAATACTGTTCAGTATATATCAAATAAATTTCAACCATATACTGCAAGATTGCCATACGGCCACTCTAAAATGTCGGGAGCATGTCCTCGCTAAGCTAGCGGATACACACTCCCAGCATTTTAGCGTGACCGTTTGCGACAGCGGAGACACACACCTATTTATCGATTTTTGACCATCTCTAATTGCTAATTAGATTTTTTGGGCGCAACGGttattcaaattcaaaaataaCAATTTGATTTGTATATTCCCCTTAGTTTTGGGGCAATcctatattattttatatgcGATTTTAAAGTACACAAAAAGCAAACAGCGTTGCGTGTACAAGTTTTGTATATTTAAAGGTTTTGGTCTGCCGCGCTTACAATTTGGTTAGTACagaaacatttaaattatgtATATAACTAGCGTATATATCTGCGTAATTTGCATTAAGTTAGCGTAGGAAGCCACAACAACGCGATGGAGCAGAGGGACCGCCACCCAGACTACGATGCGTGCAGGTCTGAGACGGAGCAGGTCTGGTTCACCTTAAAAATGTTGGAGAGCTCGTCCAGCAGCGTCTCGTAGCGATAGGCCACCCGGATCTCGGGCACATTCGTGCGGGTGATGTCGTTACCCATGATGCCGTCTTCGTAGTAAACAGGTCCCAGCCACTGTTGTTTGATCTGTTGGTGTTTTGAAATTTGTATAAGCCATTCTATTGCGAATTACACATTAATTGTTAAGAACTCACGACGTGTGGGAATCCACTCATCATCACACTGTTCCTGGCCAGTTCGCACATGTCGCAGGAGCTGAGCTTCCACACCTGGGCCGCAATGCTGTATTCCTCCATGAGGGGTTCCTGAAAGGGCACATagtattttgaaataaaaaatgatataaaaTTGTACGATATTTTGGAAAACAAACTTCACAAACTGATACATCGTTTACGGCTAGCTAAGGAACTTTTTATAAAAGGAGTATAGGTCTACCCATCTTGCAAAAGGGCACTATGCAGATGCAACGATTACAGCTAGCTCAGGGACTTTAATTTAAAGAACTACAGGTCAACCCACCTTGGTGAAGTGGAATTGCAGAGGGTCATCCGTCGAAAGGGAGATGATGAGACCTCGGGCCAAATACTCCGGCAGCGGGTTGCGATGGTAATTGAGGAACAGCGAGTTGTTCGACAAGGGCGACATGGCGATTCCGATCTGGGTCAGGTAATACAGATACTGCAGCACGGGCACCTTGCGGAGCAGGAGGCCGTGGGAGATGTTCTCGGCCATCAGGAAGCCGCACACCAGATGCTGCACGGGCCCAGCCTCGCCACAATGGGGTCGCAGCACAAAGGTGTTCATGTTGCGTGATCTGTACAAAATATCAGCTTTAACataaaaatcatattttaCTAAGTTCCATTCACTCACTGTCTAAACTTGTTCAGCACCGTCATGTTGGCGTACATGTAGTAGATATAATACGCATAGGGCGGATTCTCCTCGTAGGTCCACTCCTCCGGCCGGGGTACATCGTTGTCAAAGAGCGGATTCTCCGGCTTGGACTCGTCGTCCACGGAATCGAAACCGATCACGTACTGCAGGAAGCGATGCAGCTCCGGATGCTTGCTGGGTCTGGCTGTCGCCTCGAAGAGCGGCAGGAATATGTTGTTCAGGATCTCCTGGAATGACTTCATCATCTTGTTCGACTTGAAGATGTCGAAGAGGCGCGGTATCTGGATCAGCCAACGGATGTTCGAGCTGTACACATCGTTGTCGATGGCCCATTTGGCTAGCTTGAACCACTCATCGGGTGATTTGCCGTAGATGGAGAGACGCAGCTCGGCGTTCTGGTACTTGGACTCCTCCAGATCGAAGGCCACTTCCTAGAGAAATTATAAAGGATGTTTAGAAATTTTCTTATATaatgaaaattataatatttaagtaactttagtagatatttgatatttttttaaatcatttcgTATAAGCATGAATACGAAACAACCAACCCATACCTTTATGATCTGTGCAAAGTATTTGCCGTTCAGATAGTTGTCCGTCTTGAGGAACACCTCCCTGAGCCGCGACTCCCCGATGG harbors:
- the AMPdeam gene encoding AMP deaminase 2 isoform X7 → MSFADDSYSFGRCYEYQPEDSKWQATGPRPVPAAAVLATHRESSSSNEDREPTVNMDRIDADINFQRVSISGEDTSGVPLEDLERASTLLIEALRLRSHYMAMSDQSFPSTTARFLKTVKIKDRINNLPAKEVSDIIRKMSVTNIQDVHSRPSHIKLTNPWNVEFPPDEDFRIKPLNGVFHIYENDDASSDIKFEYPDMSQFVNDMQVMCNMIADGPLKSFCYRRLCYLSSKYQMHVLLNELRELAAQKAVPHRDFYNTRKVDTHIHAASCMNQKHLLRFIKKTLKNNANEVVTHTNGQAMTLAQVFQSMNLTTYDLTVDMLDVHADRNTFHRFDKFNSKYNPIGESRLREVFLKTDNYLNGKYFAQIIKEVAFDLEESKYQNAELRLSIYGKSPDEWFKLAKWAIDNDVYSSNIRWLIQIPRLFDIFKSNKMMKSFQEILNNIFLPLFEATARPSKHPELHRFLQYVIGFDSVDDESKPENPLFDNDVPRPEEWTYEENPPYAYYIYYMYANMTVLNKFRQSRNMNTFVLRPHCGEAGPVQHLVCGFLMAENISHGLLLRKVPVLQYLYYLTQIGIAMSPLSNNSLFLNYHRNPLPEYLARGLIISLSTDDPLQFHFTKEPLMEEYSIAAQVWKLSSCDMCELARNSVMMSGFPHVIKQQWLGPVYYEDGIMGNDITRTNVPEIRVAYRYETLLDELSNIFKVNQTCSVSDLHAS